From Virgibacillus ihumii, the proteins below share one genomic window:
- a CDS encoding YtxH domain-containing protein, which produces MGENNINSKDFLIGTLIGGFVGAAAALLFAPKSGTELRGNLNESATQLKDVAYEKGSGLKEKAYEKGSDLKNKATDSKDKFSQKTQELTKNVQDKWNERKNDETAAEEAAEELADAIEEAAEEAEEAEEKNK; this is translated from the coding sequence ATGGGAGAGAATAATATTAACAGTAAAGATTTTTTGATTGGTACACTAATCGGCGGATTTGTGGGTGCCGCTGCAGCATTATTGTTTGCACCAAAATCGGGAACTGAGCTAAGAGGAAATTTGAATGAAAGTGCTACACAGTTGAAAGACGTTGCTTATGAAAAGGGTTCCGGTCTGAAGGAAAAGGCATACGAAAAAGGATCAGACCTGAAAAACAAAGCCACTGATTCCAAAGACAAATTTTCTCAGAAAACACAGGAACTAACGAAAAATGTTCAGGACAAATGGAACGAACGGAAGAATGACGAAACGGCCGCAGAGGAAGCTGCTGAAGAACTTGCCGATGCAATTGAGGAAGCAGCAGAAGAAGCAGAGGAAGCAGAAGAAAAAAATAAATAA
- a CDS encoding bifunctional 3-deoxy-7-phosphoheptulonate synthase/chorismate mutase yields the protein MSQNELEQLRQNLDRINMELLGLINERAEIAQEIGKVKNKQSIMRYDPVRERKMLDELTEKNNGPFENSTIEHIFKEIFKASLELQVDDHRKALLVSRKMKPENTVIDINGEKFGDGNTHNIFGPCAVESYDQVAEVAKAVKRNGNKLLRGGAFKPRTSPYDFQGLGLEGLQILKKVADEYDLAVVSEIVNPADIEKAVDYIDVIQIGARNMQNFELLKAAGEVDKPVLLKRGMSATISEFVNAAEYIISRGNGNIILCERGIRTYEKATRNTLDISAVPILKQETHLPVMVDVTHSTGRRDLLLPTAKAALAVGADGVMAEVHPDPAVALSDAAQQMDIPTFDSFSKELGSFSYQK from the coding sequence ATGAGCCAAAACGAATTGGAACAATTACGTCAGAATCTTGATAGGATTAATATGGAATTACTGGGTCTGATCAATGAACGTGCGGAAATTGCACAAGAAATAGGAAAGGTAAAGAATAAACAAAGTATTATGCGCTATGATCCGGTAAGGGAACGTAAAATGCTTGATGAACTTACAGAGAAAAATAATGGTCCATTTGAAAATTCCACGATTGAACACATATTCAAGGAAATTTTTAAAGCAAGCCTGGAATTGCAGGTAGATGACCACCGAAAAGCATTGCTGGTTTCCAGAAAAATGAAGCCTGAGAATACTGTTATTGATATCAATGGGGAAAAATTTGGTGATGGAAATACACACAATATTTTCGGGCCATGTGCAGTGGAAAGTTATGATCAAGTGGCTGAAGTTGCCAAGGCAGTTAAGCGCAATGGAAATAAACTATTGCGTGGCGGCGCATTTAAACCACGTACATCACCATACGACTTCCAGGGACTTGGACTTGAAGGACTGCAGATTTTAAAGAAGGTTGCGGATGAGTACGATCTTGCGGTTGTAAGCGAAATAGTCAATCCTGCCGATATAGAAAAAGCTGTTGATTATATTGATGTGATTCAAATTGGTGCACGTAACATGCAAAATTTCGAATTGCTCAAAGCAGCAGGGGAAGTTGACAAACCTGTATTGTTGAAACGCGGTATGTCAGCAACCATTTCCGAATTTGTGAATGCCGCAGAATATATTATTTCACGGGGCAATGGTAATATTATTCTTTGTGAACGTGGTATCCGAACTTATGAAAAAGCTACCAGAAATACACTGGATATTTCAGCCGTACCAATTCTGAAGCAGGAAACACACTTGCCCGTTATGGTTGATGTAACACATTCAACAGGACGCAGAGATTTACTGCTGCCAACGGCAAAAGCTGCATTGGCAGTTGGTGCAGACGGTGTAATGGCTGAAGTACATCCGGATCCGGCAGTAGCATTATCAGACGCTGCCCAGCAAATGGATATTCCAACGTTTGATTCCTTCAGCAAAGAATTGGGGTCGTTTTCGTATCAAAAATAG
- a CDS encoding DUF948 domain-containing protein, with amino-acid sequence MESLLYISAIIVAVAFAVLVVYLAITLKAAKQTLSNVSGTLDSLNQQMQGITTETSALLSKTNQLADDVNEKSSKLNGLFEGLKGIGETVKGFNHSLGKLSKSISNSAAQNQDSTSQVMKWGNAAVDYLKKKKNK; translated from the coding sequence GTGGAAAGTTTGTTGTATATCTCAGCAATAATTGTCGCAGTTGCATTTGCCGTACTCGTCGTTTACCTGGCAATTACGCTGAAGGCAGCCAAGCAGACATTGAGCAATGTTTCAGGCACATTGGACAGCCTGAATCAGCAAATGCAGGGAATAACGACTGAAACATCTGCTTTGTTGAGCAAAACCAATCAGCTGGCTGACGATGTAAATGAAAAATCGTCCAAGCTGAATGGATTGTTTGAAGGACTTAAGGGCATCGGGGAAACAGTTAAGGGTTTTAATCATTCCTTGGGCAAATTATCGAAGAGCATATCCAATTCGGCAGCACAAAATCAGGATTCGACTTCACAGGTAATGAAATGGGGAAATGCAGCCGTGGATTATTTAAAAAAGAAAAAAAATAAATAA
- a CDS encoding acetoin utilization protein AcuC, with protein MTCNAAFVFSDAFLNYHFHADHPFNQKRILLSKTLLENSGLLTKDDIIQPRLATIEELNLFHDLSYIETVKKAGNGELASDDGSEYGIGTEDTPIFKGMHEASSYLVGGTLAAVDHVLQGNAEHALNLGGGLHHGFKRKASGFCIYNDGAVALKYIRKNYGLRALYIDTDAHHGDGVQWAFYDDPNVCTFSIHETGRYLFPGTGNVNERGIKEGHGYSFNLPIDAFTEDESFLQVYESALRNIAAYFKPDVIVTQNGADAHTYDPLTHLCSTMKTYDKIPQLAHEIAHEYCNGRWIALGGGGYDMWRVVPRAWAQVWSVMKTGTAKTGPIPEMWLNKWQRDAPVTLPKTWHDDKNIVPDIPRKTEITEKNAKILMNALKYTQNTQTGR; from the coding sequence ATGACGTGCAATGCTGCTTTTGTTTTTTCAGATGCTTTTTTAAACTATCATTTTCATGCGGATCACCCATTTAATCAAAAACGGATATTACTTTCAAAAACTTTATTGGAGAATTCCGGACTATTAACCAAAGATGACATTATTCAGCCAAGACTTGCTACGATTGAGGAACTAAACCTTTTTCATGATTTAAGTTATATCGAAACTGTTAAAAAGGCCGGAAACGGTGAACTGGCTTCTGATGATGGGTCTGAATACGGCATCGGAACAGAGGATACGCCGATTTTCAAAGGAATGCATGAAGCATCCAGCTATTTGGTTGGCGGGACGCTTGCTGCAGTTGACCATGTCCTGCAAGGCAATGCTGAGCATGCCCTGAACCTTGGCGGCGGACTGCACCATGGTTTTAAGCGGAAAGCAAGTGGTTTCTGTATTTATAATGATGGAGCAGTTGCCCTAAAATATATTCGTAAAAATTATGGATTACGAGCATTATATATTGATACAGACGCCCATCATGGTGACGGTGTTCAGTGGGCATTTTACGATGATCCGAATGTCTGTACCTTTTCCATCCATGAGACGGGACGCTATCTGTTTCCTGGCACCGGAAACGTAAACGAGCGGGGAATTAAGGAAGGACATGGTTATTCGTTTAACCTGCCTATCGATGCATTTACAGAGGATGAGTCGTTTTTGCAGGTCTATGAGTCTGCCCTAAGGAATATTGCTGCATATTTTAAACCGGACGTGATTGTGACACAGAACGGTGCTGATGCACATACATATGATCCGCTGACACATTTGTGTTCCACCATGAAAACATATGACAAAATACCGCAATTGGCACATGAAATTGCCCATGAATATTGTAATGGACGCTGGATTGCGCTAGGAGGCGGCGGTTATGATATGTGGCGCGTCGTACCCCGTGCCTGGGCACAGGTATGGAGCGTCATGAAAACCGGTACTGCAAAAACCGGACCAATTCCGGAAATGTGGCTGAACAAATGGCAGCGGGATGCACCCGTTACACTGCCGAAAACCTGGCACGATGACAAAAACATCGTACCGGACATTCCTCGCAAAACTGAAATAACAGAGAAAAACGCTAAAATATTGATGAATGCATTAAAATATACGCAAAATACACAAACGGGGAGGTGA
- a CDS encoding DUF2975 domain-containing protein, whose amino-acid sequence MKRGSTLFLKISVILLGIPVLAVCIFLLPQITVEAIDQAKSGSELAYIVFSILFVMYGATIPYYYALYQALRLLSYIDRNQAFSLHSVRALKKIKNSAIIISGLYAVALPLVYIIAEWDDAPGLILIGMVIIGASIVIAVFAAVLQRLLKEAIAIKSENDLTV is encoded by the coding sequence ATGAAACGGGGATCAACACTCTTTTTAAAAATATCGGTTATTTTATTAGGGATTCCGGTTCTAGCGGTGTGTATATTTTTGCTTCCGCAAATAACAGTTGAAGCGATTGACCAGGCGAAAAGTGGTTCAGAGCTCGCATATATCGTATTTAGCATTTTATTTGTTATGTATGGAGCGACGATACCTTATTATTATGCTTTGTACCAGGCATTAAGGCTTTTAAGTTATATTGACAGGAACCAGGCTTTTTCTTTACATTCTGTAAGAGCGCTCAAAAAGATAAAAAACAGTGCCATCATAATCAGTGGCCTGTATGCAGTTGCTTTGCCACTTGTATATATCATAGCGGAGTGGGATGACGCACCAGGTCTTATATTAATTGGCATGGTCATTATTGGTGCTTCCATTGTAATTGCAGTTTTTGCTGCCGTTCTTCAAAGGCTATTAAAAGAAGCGATAGCAATCAAATCGGAAAATGATTTAACGGTCTGA
- a CDS encoding GNAT family N-acetyltransferase, with product MEHIKTYHSMERNTEQSSIIIEGPVPSSELRKYHFHEHLTAFRRAPQQFEAIQNIADFDEGRIIIARTKDTIIGYVTYLHPDPLERWSEFKMEDLIELGAIEIIPAYRGAGIASGLLKLSMMDNYMENYIIISTEYYWHWDLDGTRLSVWDYRKVMEKMMAAGGLVPAPTDDPEIISHPANCLMVRVGENVPESSISKFDKLRFLQRHQYRNMREGF from the coding sequence GTGGAGCATATTAAAACGTATCATTCAATGGAGCGCAATACGGAACAAAGCTCTATCATAATTGAAGGACCGGTGCCTTCATCCGAACTGAGGAAATACCATTTCCATGAACATTTAACGGCATTTCGCCGTGCACCACAACAATTTGAAGCAATCCAGAACATTGCTGATTTTGACGAAGGCCGAATTATAATAGCAAGAACAAAGGATACAATTATCGGGTATGTCACCTATTTGCATCCGGATCCACTTGAGCGGTGGTCAGAGTTTAAGATGGAAGATTTGATTGAACTCGGAGCGATTGAAATTATCCCGGCCTATCGTGGTGCGGGCATTGCATCAGGACTTCTGAAACTGTCCATGATGGACAACTATATGGAAAATTACATTATCATTTCCACTGAATATTATTGGCACTGGGATCTTGACGGAACACGTCTGAGTGTTTGGGATTACCGCAAAGTGATGGAAAAAATGATGGCAGCCGGAGGACTTGTCCCTGCTCCAACAGATGACCCCGAAATTATTTCACATCCTGCAAATTGCCTGATGGTAAGAGTTGGAGAGAATGTTCCGGAATCATCCATCAGCAAATTTGATAAGCTGAGGTTCTTGCAGCGCCACCAGTACCGAAATATGCGGGAGGGATTCTAA
- a CDS encoding nicotinate phosphoribosyltransferase, translating to MKEIEQKLNGTIKRLTNKTFKFDERIKEGWFSAVYFLKTKEMVEKKLSNNHVTMQFFQKGSNAVLCGTDEAIALVHTFADKPETLEIHSLKDGDKIKPYETVLTISGAYQQFGFLEGIIDGILARRTSVATNVYNVVKAASSSGKQKPIIFMGDRDDHYTQQAGDGYAAFIGGSTAQATHAMNEWWGKHGMGTMPHAMIQMFRGDVVAATQAYHEMFPEDDLVSLVDYNNDVITDALKVAKVFGNELKGVRIDTSRTLVDKYFLRNHHLMGTFDPRGVNPELVFALRKALDDEGFSHVNIVVTGGFTEKRISHFEQLGVPVDMYGVGGSLLKINIGFTGDNVLLNGTREAKEGRRYRPNPLMERVEFRPQND from the coding sequence ATGAAGGAAATTGAGCAAAAATTAAATGGAACGATTAAACGGCTGACAAATAAAACATTTAAATTTGATGAACGCATAAAGGAAGGTTGGTTTTCCGCAGTATACTTTTTAAAAACAAAAGAGATGGTTGAAAAAAAGCTGTCAAATAATCATGTTACGATGCAGTTTTTCCAAAAAGGCAGCAATGCAGTGTTATGTGGAACAGATGAAGCTATTGCTCTGGTACATACTTTTGCAGATAAGCCTGAGACACTTGAAATACATTCACTGAAGGATGGGGATAAAATAAAGCCATACGAGACGGTGTTGACCATCTCAGGTGCGTATCAACAGTTTGGTTTCCTGGAGGGGATCATTGATGGTATTCTGGCTAGAAGAACATCAGTGGCAACGAATGTATATAATGTGGTAAAAGCGGCCAGTTCTTCAGGGAAACAAAAGCCAATCATTTTCATGGGTGATCGTGATGATCATTATACTCAGCAGGCCGGAGACGGTTATGCAGCATTTATCGGCGGATCTACAGCACAGGCCACACATGCGATGAATGAATGGTGGGGCAAACACGGAATGGGAACGATGCCGCACGCTATGATTCAGATGTTCCGAGGGGATGTGGTGGCTGCAACTCAAGCATACCATGAAATGTTTCCGGAAGATGATCTTGTGTCACTTGTTGATTATAATAATGACGTTATCACAGATGCACTAAAGGTTGCCAAAGTTTTTGGGAACGAACTTAAGGGTGTACGAATAGATACATCCAGGACACTTGTTGATAAGTATTTTTTACGAAATCATCACCTGATGGGTACATTTGATCCCAGGGGAGTCAATCCGGAGCTGGTGTTCGCGCTTCGTAAAGCTCTTGACGATGAAGGTTTTTCTCATGTGAATATTGTTGTGACTGGAGGATTTACTGAAAAACGAATCAGTCATTTTGAACAGTTGGGAGTTCCGGTCGATATGTATGGTGTAGGTGGCAGTCTCCTGAAAATTAATATCGGCTTCACCGGTGACAACGTGTTGCTTAATGGGACTCGGGAAGCGAAAGAAGGGCGACGATACCGTCCAAATCCGTTAATGGAACGAGTGGAATTCCGCCCGCAAAACGATTAA
- the murC gene encoding UDP-N-acetylmuramate--L-alanine ligase, with protein MTTYHFIGIKGTGMSSLAQILHDSGESVQGSDVEKRFFTQEALENKNIPIFPFAESNIEEGYTIIAGNAFSDDHPEIKEAKRKGLSFYRYHEFLGEWLKQYTSIAVAGAHGKTSTTGLLAHVLNETYPISYLIGDGTGKGHVDSKYFVFEACEYRRHFLRYEPDYAIMTNIDFDHPDYFTSIDDVFNAFQSMAERVKKGIIACGDDEQLQKIQAKVPVVYYGFEETNDFQAQNTLETDDGTEFDVFVRNTYYDTFQIPMYGDHNILNALSVIAICHYENMKADDIKALDTFQGVKRRFTEKRIGKQLLVDDYAHHPKEITATIDSARKKYPGKSVTAIFQPHTFSRTKTFLQEFADSLCNADKVYLCDIFGSAREDSGMLTIYDLQKLIDGSEILELSNTDVLQEDDDSVLIFMGAGDIQKFQQAYEEQLSLTGKNRLNA; from the coding sequence ATGACAACTTACCATTTTATTGGTATCAAGGGGACAGGGATGAGTTCACTTGCCCAAATACTTCATGATTCCGGGGAAAGTGTGCAAGGTTCTGATGTAGAAAAGCGTTTTTTTACACAGGAAGCATTGGAAAACAAGAATATCCCGATTTTCCCTTTTGCAGAAAGTAACATCGAAGAGGGATATACGATAATTGCCGGAAATGCATTTTCTGATGATCATCCGGAAATAAAAGAAGCAAAACGAAAAGGATTATCTTTCTACAGATATCATGAATTTCTTGGGGAATGGCTCAAACAGTACACAAGTATTGCTGTGGCCGGGGCACATGGAAAAACTTCAACAACAGGATTGCTGGCGCATGTATTGAATGAAACGTATCCTATTTCATATCTGATTGGCGATGGTACAGGAAAGGGGCATGTGGATAGCAAATATTTTGTGTTTGAAGCGTGTGAGTACCGGCGGCATTTTCTCAGATATGAACCTGACTATGCCATTATGACCAATATAGATTTTGACCATCCGGATTACTTCACGAGTATTGATGATGTGTTTAATGCATTTCAGTCAATGGCAGAACGTGTGAAAAAAGGAATTATCGCCTGTGGTGATGATGAGCAGTTACAAAAAATCCAGGCAAAAGTTCCTGTAGTGTATTATGGTTTTGAAGAAACAAACGATTTTCAGGCGCAAAATACACTGGAAACGGATGATGGAACTGAATTTGATGTGTTCGTCCGCAATACGTACTATGATACTTTTCAGATTCCAATGTACGGAGACCATAACATTCTTAATGCATTGTCAGTAATTGCAATCTGTCATTATGAAAATATGAAGGCGGATGATATCAAAGCTCTTGATACATTCCAGGGCGTCAAGCGGCGTTTTACTGAAAAGCGAATCGGCAAACAATTATTGGTTGATGATTATGCACATCATCCGAAAGAAATTACCGCAACTATTGATTCTGCCCGGAAGAAGTACCCCGGTAAGTCCGTGACTGCAATTTTTCAGCCGCATACGTTTTCACGTACGAAAACATTTCTGCAGGAGTTTGCCGATAGTTTATGCAATGCTGATAAAGTATACTTGTGTGATATCTTCGGGTCTGCAAGAGAAGACAGCGGGATGCTTACCATTTATGATTTACAGAAGCTGATTGATGGAAGTGAAATTTTGGAATTGTCCAACACAGATGTACTTCAGGAAGATGATGACAGTGTGCTGATATTTATGGGTGCCGGTGATATCCAAAAATTTCAGCAGGCATACGAGGAACAGTTGTCTTTGACTGGCAAAAATAGATTAAACGCGTAA
- the ccpA gene encoding catabolite control protein A yields the protein MNITIYDVAREANVSMATVSRVVNGNPNVKPATRKKVLATIEQLGYRPNAVARGLASKKTTTVGAIIPDISSIFFAELARGIEDIATMYKYNIILSNSDQNKDKELQLINTMLEKQVDGILFMGGNISEDHVNQFESSSIPVVLAATYDETDTIPSVNIDYEAAAYEATSFLIEKENSKIAFISGREDTLINQQKYKGYLRALREKSISVDDDYILKGDYSYHSGIEAVEELLVMENKPTAVFVASDEMALGVIHGAQDKGYNVPEDLEVFGFDNTRLATMVRPTLSTIVQPMYDIGAVAMRLLTKFMNKEEVAEKKVVLPHRIEERKSTK from the coding sequence GTGAACATAACAATTTATGATGTAGCACGAGAAGCAAACGTTTCAATGGCAACTGTATCAAGGGTTGTTAATGGAAATCCAAATGTAAAGCCTGCTACCCGGAAAAAGGTGCTGGCTACAATTGAACAATTGGGGTACAGGCCCAATGCGGTGGCGCGTGGTCTGGCAAGTAAAAAGACAACAACGGTTGGGGCAATCATTCCGGATATTTCAAGTATCTTCTTTGCTGAACTGGCAAGGGGGATTGAAGATATTGCAACGATGTATAAATATAACATTATTCTAAGTAATTCCGATCAGAACAAAGATAAAGAATTGCAGTTAATTAATACAATGCTGGAAAAACAGGTCGACGGTATATTGTTTATGGGCGGGAATATTTCCGAGGATCATGTTAACCAGTTTGAAAGCTCGTCAATTCCGGTTGTATTGGCAGCAACATATGATGAAACAGACACTATTCCATCTGTAAATATTGACTATGAAGCAGCTGCTTACGAAGCAACGTCATTTCTGATTGAAAAAGAAAATAGCAAAATTGCTTTTATATCCGGCCGTGAAGATACATTAATAAATCAGCAGAAATACAAAGGCTATCTGCGTGCACTCCGTGAGAAGTCAATCAGTGTCGATGATGATTATATTTTGAAAGGCGATTATTCGTATCACTCAGGCATTGAAGCTGTTGAAGAATTGTTGGTTATGGAAAACAAACCAACTGCGGTTTTTGTCGCTTCCGATGAAATGGCGCTTGGTGTAATTCATGGTGCGCAGGATAAAGGATATAACGTTCCTGAAGATCTGGAAGTGTTCGGGTTTGATAACACCAGATTGGCTACGATGGTACGGCCGACATTATCAACCATTGTGCAGCCAATGTACGACATCGGTGCAGTTGCAATGCGCCTGCTGACTAAATTTATGAACAAAGAAGAAGTGGCCGAGAAGAAAGTTGTTCTTCCGCATCGAATCGAAGAAAGAAAATCAACAAAATAA
- a CDS encoding helix-turn-helix domain-containing protein produces the protein MAIIINIDVMLAKRKMSVTELSERVGITMANLSILKNGKAKAIRFSTLEAICKALDCQPGDILEYRSDGNMEGS, from the coding sequence ATGGCAATTATAATCAATATTGATGTAATGCTGGCGAAACGGAAAATGAGTGTTACCGAACTTTCCGAAAGGGTCGGCATAACGATGGCCAATCTTTCCATACTGAAAAACGGAAAAGCAAAGGCGATTCGATTTTCAACGCTGGAAGCTATTTGCAAGGCTTTGGACTGCCAGCCGGGAGATATTTTGGAATACCGAAGTGATGGAAATATGGAAGGCTCCTAA
- a CDS encoding acetoin utilization AcuB family protein codes for MLVEEIMNTEVTSLPPTATIASALKLLHEKKIRHIPIINEEKNVIGIVSDRDVRDATPSIFEENREHTELQNEIHTIMSQPVVTVHPLDLVEEIAGIFYEEEFACLPVVSNNELVGVITEKDMLHTLIEITGTNVQSSHIEVKVPHKPGILPEVAAIFGARKTNITSVLVYPYKNDANYKILVFRIQTMNPLPVIKDLQNAGYELMWPNDDAGPKR; via the coding sequence ATGCTCGTTGAAGAGATTATGAATACAGAAGTAACATCTTTACCACCAACGGCGACCATTGCCTCGGCATTAAAACTGCTTCATGAAAAAAAGATCCGCCATATTCCGATAATAAATGAGGAAAAGAATGTCATCGGCATTGTCTCCGATCGGGACGTTCGGGATGCAACACCATCCATATTTGAAGAAAACAGAGAACATACTGAATTGCAAAATGAAATCCATACCATAATGAGTCAGCCGGTAGTAACTGTGCATCCACTCGATCTTGTTGAAGAGATAGCCGGAATTTTTTACGAAGAAGAGTTTGCCTGTCTTCCAGTCGTCAGCAACAATGAATTGGTTGGGGTGATTACAGAAAAAGACATGCTCCATACGCTTATAGAAATAACAGGAACCAATGTACAGAGCTCCCATATCGAAGTAAAAGTTCCACATAAACCGGGTATTCTGCCGGAGGTTGCAGCAATATTCGGTGCAAGGAAAACAAACATCACATCCGTTTTGGTTTATCCGTATAAAAATGATGCAAATTATAAAATTCTTGTGTTCCGTATCCAAACCATGAATCCATTACCTGTAATAAAAGACTTACAGAATGCAGGGTACGAATTGATGTGGCCAAATGACGATGCGGGGCCAAAACGATGA